A genomic segment from Paenibacillus sp. FSL K6-1096 encodes:
- a CDS encoding ABC transporter permease — protein MMWRALSADWLKIRGKGIWFLVFLGPVGLIAMQGLNFGLRYDYLRGQYQADLWDGLLSNIASFVPIALYLGGTLVSSLIANVEHQTSAWKQLLALPVPRTAVFMAKLLLCLLLLAVSCLLLSAGTIVLGLLLGFGVQPIPYTDVLRIGFAAYAAAMPVIALQLWLSLSSRNQTLPVSVGLTLSLLSPFGLFFSEWVPLSWPDLAWSASRPWLFSGAGLLLGLLVLFPGALHFARKDVD, from the coding sequence ATGATGTGGCGTGCGCTGTCGGCGGATTGGCTCAAGATCCGCGGCAAAGGCATCTGGTTCCTGGTCTTCCTCGGGCCGGTCGGCCTGATTGCCATGCAGGGGCTGAATTTCGGGCTCCGTTATGATTACCTTCGCGGTCAGTACCAGGCCGACCTGTGGGACGGTCTGCTCAGCAATATCGCTTCGTTCGTACCGATTGCCCTCTACCTTGGGGGAACACTGGTCTCTTCGCTGATTGCAAATGTGGAGCATCAGACCAGCGCCTGGAAGCAGCTTCTGGCGCTGCCTGTTCCGCGTACAGCCGTATTCATGGCTAAGCTGCTGCTCTGCCTGCTGCTGCTTGCCGTGTCCTGCCTGCTGCTGTCCGCCGGAACCATCGTGCTGGGGCTGCTGCTCGGCTTCGGTGTTCAGCCCATTCCTTATACCGATGTGCTGCGGATCGGCTTCGCTGCCTATGCTGCGGCCATGCCGGTGATTGCCCTGCAGCTCTGGCTGTCTCTGTCGAGCCGGAACCAGACGCTTCCGGTATCTGTGGGACTGACGTTGTCGCTGCTCAGTCCGTTCGGGCTGTTCTTCTCGGAGTGGGTTCCGCTCTCCTGGCCGGACCTGGCCTGGAGTGCTTCACGCCCTTGGCTGTTCAGCGGAGCCGGGCTGCTGCTGGGTCTCCTCGTGCTTTTTCCAGGAGCTCTGCACTTCGCGCGAAAGGATGTGGATTAA
- a CDS encoding ABC transporter permease, which translates to MRTFLRIVSAEHLKMAGFRTWVLILLSPLIALPIGALSDMSEDGAAVTWQVLLNTMSAVHALLFLPVLSGLFAALICRSEHSDGGWKQLLALPVTRTSVFLAKYVMIMVLLAVVQLLLLAAILGIGWLRGAEGGVPWTLLLSSMFGGWFACLPLAALQLAVSQGWSSFGAPLALNVCFTIPNMLIVNSSTYGPYYPWAQPVLAMNPYGEEQFGAFNLPLETLMLVVAGSLVLFLAAGLISFRRKAV; encoded by the coding sequence ATGCGGACCTTCTTACGGATTGTGTCTGCCGAACATCTGAAGATGGCCGGTTTCCGGACCTGGGTGCTGATTCTGCTCAGCCCGCTGATCGCTCTGCCGATCGGTGCGCTGTCGGATATGAGTGAGGACGGGGCAGCGGTTACCTGGCAGGTGCTGCTTAACACGATGTCAGCCGTTCACGCCCTGCTGTTTCTGCCGGTGCTGTCAGGACTCTTCGCGGCTCTGATCTGCCGCAGTGAGCATAGCGACGGCGGCTGGAAGCAGCTCCTGGCGCTGCCGGTTACCCGGACCTCAGTCTTCTTGGCCAAATATGTGATGATTATGGTCCTGCTGGCTGTCGTTCAGCTCCTGCTGCTGGCCGCCATCCTGGGCATCGGATGGCTGCGCGGGGCGGAAGGGGGCGTTCCCTGGACGCTGCTGCTGAGCAGCATGTTCGGCGGCTGGTTCGCCTGCCTGCCGCTGGCTGCCTTGCAGCTCGCGGTCTCCCAGGGCTGGAGCAGCTTCGGCGCCCCGCTTGCGCTGAACGTCTGCTTCACCATACCGAATATGCTGATTGTCAATTCCTCCACCTACGGGCCTTATTATCCTTGGGCACAGCCGGTATTGGCCATGAATCCCTACGGGGAAGAGCAGTTCGGCGCCTTCAATCTGCCGCTGGAGACCTTGATGCTTGTCGTGGCCGGAAGTCTGGTGCTGTTCCTGGCTGCGGGGCTGATCTCCTTCCGGCGTAAAGCGGTGTAA
- a CDS encoding metalloregulator ArsR/SmtB family transcription factor translates to MEPAALDECDNTCNGSELEPESVALILPDRATTDKMAEMFKALGDPTRVRLIYALSQQELCVHDLSSILDMGQSAVSHQLRYLRNLRIVKRRKEGKTVYYSLNDAHVEQIFLQTHEHIRHE, encoded by the coding sequence ATGGAGCCAGCGGCACTGGATGAATGCGACAATACATGCAATGGTTCCGAGCTGGAGCCGGAATCGGTGGCACTGATTCTGCCGGACCGCGCAACAACGGATAAGATGGCAGAGATGTTCAAGGCGCTCGGTGATCCGACCCGGGTACGGCTGATTTACGCGCTGTCCCAGCAGGAGCTGTGTGTGCATGATCTGTCGTCCATACTGGATATGGGGCAGTCGGCAGTCTCCCACCAGCTCCGCTACCTGCGTAATCTGCGGATTGTGAAGCGCCGTAAGGAAGGCAAGACGGTCTATTATTCGCTGAATGATGCCCATGTCGAGCAGATTTTTCTGCAGACCCATGAGCATATCCGGCACGAATAG
- a CDS encoding cation diffusion facilitator family transporter, with amino-acid sequence MSHSHSHQHSHSHSDSHSHSHSHSHSHSHAPDNKKGLLIALIITGGIMFLEFFGGLLTGSLALLSDSGHMLSDTASLALSLVAMIMAVRPASPKNSYGFFRFEIMAALFNGVTLFVISGFIIWEAWQRFFEPPTVASGSMMLIASVGLLANLVSAWSLMRRSGAKDNINIRSAYLHVISDALGSVGALAAGLVMSLFSWYVADPIISVLVALLILRSAWGVIKQAFHILMEGTPHAVNLQEVREALLDVEGVIEVHDLHIWTITSGMDAVSGHLRIADGQSHQQVLQQALHVVEERFGLRHATLQIEDATLTHGELPV; translated from the coding sequence ATGAGTCATTCCCATTCACATCAACATTCGCATTCCCACTCTGATTCACACTCTCATTCGCATTCCCATTCACACTCTCATTCCCATGCGCCGGACAACAAGAAGGGCCTGCTGATCGCACTGATTATCACCGGCGGGATCATGTTCCTTGAATTCTTCGGCGGCCTGTTGACCGGCAGCCTGGCACTGCTGTCCGACTCGGGCCATATGCTCAGCGACACCGCCTCCCTGGCCTTAAGCCTGGTGGCCATGATTATGGCCGTGAGACCCGCCTCACCGAAGAATTCCTACGGTTTCTTCCGGTTTGAGATTATGGCTGCACTCTTCAACGGGGTGACCCTGTTCGTCATCTCCGGGTTCATTATCTGGGAAGCCTGGCAGCGCTTCTTCGAGCCGCCAACTGTAGCGAGCGGCTCGATGATGCTGATCGCCTCTGTCGGCCTGCTGGCCAATCTGGTCAGCGCCTGGTCACTGATGCGCAGAAGCGGAGCCAAGGACAACATCAATATCCGCAGTGCTTACCTGCATGTTATCAGCGATGCGCTTGGTTCAGTCGGCGCGCTGGCCGCCGGTCTGGTCATGAGCCTGTTCTCCTGGTATGTGGCCGACCCGATCATCAGCGTGCTGGTCGCACTGCTCATCCTGCGGAGCGCCTGGGGCGTTATCAAGCAGGCCTTCCATATCCTTATGGAAGGAACTCCGCATGCGGTGAATCTTCAGGAGGTGCGGGAGGCGCTCCTGGACGTTGAGGGCGTCATCGAAGTCCATGACCTGCATATCTGGACCATTACCTCGGGAATGGATGCCGTCAGCGGCCATCTGCGGATTGCAGACGGGCAGAGCCACCAGCAGGTGCTTCAGCAGGCGCTTCACGTAGTGGAAGAGCGGTTCGGCCTCCGGCACGCCACGCTCCAGATCGAGGACGCCACCCTTACACATGGAGAGCTTCCGGTGTAA
- a CDS encoding heavy metal translocating P-type ATPase yields MSTAEGNVKRKWILDGLDCANCAMKIENKVKKIEGVSSCSVNFATKTMMLETAAASSDEIAEQAQQTVTKLEPHVKLREVAAARAVKQRTAGAAQVRRVAAQGHGHVHDHGEPHSHDHAHAHGDGHEHSHAGGHSHAKAAAAAHSHDDAHGHGHSHEHGAGDTRRILLRLGGGAVLAAAGMFLPLSGIAELLIFLAAYLIVGGEVVLSAVRNIIRGQVFDENFLMALATIGAFAIGEYPEGVAVMLFYQVGELFQGMAVNRSRRSITALMDIRPEYAYLKEGGNLRKVSPDEVQVGDSIVVKPGEKVPLDGIILEGSAMMDTSALTGESVPRSTQPGSQVLSGFINRNGVVTIEVTKDFGESAVSQILELVQNATNNKAKTENFITKFARGYTPVVVITALLLAVVPPLVLSGATFSDWIYRALVFLVISCPCALVVSIPLGFFGGIGAASRSGILIKGSNYLEALNDVKAVVFDKTGTLTKGQFTVTGNVPAEGFTAQELLRIAAFAESHSSHPIAESIRTAYGEAIPGEAIADYNEISGHGIAVTVEGKAVLAGNARLMEREGIKSRTPEQHGTIVHVAVDKVYAGYLVIADEVKEDALKAIQALNALGIRKTVMLTGDAAPVAESVGRQLGIQEIHAELLPGDKVSAIERLEREKGPREKMIFVGDGINDTPVLARADVGIAMGGLGSDAAIEAADIVIMTDEPSKIADAIGIAKRTRRIVWQNIAFALGVKAVFLILGAFGIATMWEAVFSDVGVTVLAVLNSMRALQLPKPVNPVQSAANHL; encoded by the coding sequence TTGAGTACGGCTGAAGGCAATGTGAAGCGGAAATGGATACTGGATGGACTGGACTGCGCGAATTGCGCCATGAAGATCGAGAATAAGGTGAAGAAGATCGAGGGGGTCTCCTCCTGCTCGGTCAACTTCGCTACTAAGACCATGATGCTGGAGACGGCGGCTGCGTCCTCGGATGAGATCGCCGAGCAGGCACAGCAGACGGTGACTAAGCTTGAGCCGCATGTGAAGCTGCGCGAGGTTGCCGCTGCGCGGGCGGTCAAGCAGCGGACAGCCGGTGCGGCCCAGGTGCGCCGCGTAGCTGCACAAGGTCACGGTCATGTTCATGACCACGGGGAACCGCATAGTCATGACCATGCCCATGCTCATGGAGACGGCCATGAGCATTCCCACGCAGGCGGCCATTCCCATGCCAAGGCCGCTGCCGCTGCCCACAGCCATGACGATGCTCATGGCCACGGGCACAGCCACGAGCACGGAGCAGGCGATACCCGCCGTATCCTGCTCCGGCTGGGCGGCGGCGCGGTACTGGCCGCAGCAGGGATGTTCCTGCCGCTCAGCGGTATCGCCGAGCTGCTGATCTTCCTGGCCGCCTACCTGATTGTCGGCGGTGAGGTGGTGCTGTCGGCCGTCCGGAATATTATCCGGGGCCAGGTGTTCGACGAGAACTTCCTGATGGCGCTGGCGACCATCGGGGCGTTCGCCATCGGTGAATACCCGGAGGGTGTCGCCGTTATGCTGTTCTATCAGGTCGGCGAGCTGTTCCAGGGGATGGCGGTCAACCGGTCGCGCCGTTCGATTACTGCGCTGATGGATATCCGGCCGGAATATGCCTACCTGAAGGAAGGCGGCAATCTGCGCAAGGTTTCCCCGGATGAGGTGCAGGTGGGCGACAGCATCGTGGTGAAGCCGGGAGAGAAGGTGCCGCTGGACGGCATCATTCTGGAGGGCAGTGCCATGATGGATACCTCGGCATTGACCGGGGAGTCCGTTCCCCGTTCCACCCAGCCGGGCAGCCAGGTGCTGAGCGGATTCATTAACCGCAACGGGGTGGTCACCATCGAGGTGACAAAGGACTTCGGCGAATCGGCGGTCTCGCAGATTCTGGAGCTGGTGCAGAACGCCACCAATAACAAAGCGAAGACAGAGAACTTCATTACAAAATTCGCGCGCGGCTATACGCCGGTAGTAGTCATCACGGCGCTGCTGCTGGCGGTGGTTCCGCCGCTGGTGCTGAGCGGTGCAACCTTCTCGGACTGGATCTACCGTGCGCTGGTGTTCCTCGTAATCTCTTGTCCCTGTGCTCTGGTCGTCTCCATTCCGCTCGGCTTCTTCGGCGGCATCGGCGCAGCTTCCCGCAGCGGTATTCTAATCAAGGGCAGCAATTATCTGGAGGCCCTGAACGATGTGAAGGCTGTGGTGTTCGACAAGACGGGGACACTGACCAAAGGCCAGTTCACCGTGACCGGCAATGTGCCGGCGGAAGGCTTCACAGCGCAGGAGCTGCTGCGCATCGCAGCTTTTGCGGAGAGCCACTCCAGCCACCCGATTGCGGAATCCATCCGCACGGCCTACGGTGAAGCCATTCCCGGCGAAGCGATTGCAGACTATAACGAGATCTCCGGGCACGGCATCGCCGTTACTGTGGAAGGCAAGGCAGTGCTGGCCGGGAATGCCCGGCTGATGGAACGGGAAGGCATCAAGAGCCGGACGCCGGAGCAGCATGGGACGATTGTCCATGTCGCCGTAGATAAGGTCTATGCGGGCTATCTTGTCATCGCTGATGAAGTGAAGGAGGATGCGCTTAAGGCGATTCAGGCCTTGAATGCGCTGGGCATCCGCAAGACGGTGATGCTGACGGGTGACGCCGCTCCGGTAGCCGAGTCTGTGGGCAGACAGCTGGGGATTCAGGAGATTCATGCCGAGCTGCTGCCGGGCGATAAGGTATCAGCAATTGAGCGGCTGGAGCGGGAGAAGGGGCCGCGCGAGAAAATGATTTTTGTCGGGGACGGCATCAATGATACCCCCGTGCTGGCCAGAGCAGATGTCGGGATTGCCATGGGCGGACTGGGCTCGGATGCAGCGATTGAAGCGGCTGACATTGTTATCATGACCGATGAGCCTTCGAAGATTGCAGATGCGATCGGCATCGCCAAACGGACACGGCGCATTGTGTGGCAGAATATTGCTTTTGCGCTGGGAGTCAAAGCGGTCTTCCTGATCCTTGGGGCGTTCGGCATTGCTACGATGTGGGAGGCGGTCTTCTCCGATGTAGGAGTTACCGTACTCGCGGTGCTCAACAGTATGCGTGCCTTGCAGCTGCCGAAGCCAGTCAACCCTGTACAGTCAGCGGCTAACCATTTATAG
- a CDS encoding methyl-accepting chemotaxis protein, with product MDEAKVRSKLKMNVKKGKSLSLQSKWSIAIVAVAIVPLIGATIFLMQYFGGVTRDDSEELAQNILDMNTVRIHEWLTTKTSAVQELIKQHPEFDTSRPDTIFPVIKVLEESDSQSEGYSVINKEGILANALKLTADISKSAYLQEAKATLAPAVAEMSFLEQLNKYIIPVFVPAVDKNNQFAGGIAFSVTPDILKEMSKNIHVGDTGYGYVISGQGDYYAYSDPERIGKNIAEYAKTPELKQAVERILGRESGSEAYKGEDGKQVITYFDTVPGTDWKLLITVPASEIMAKVSSAQQISILFLAVVMLVVIGVALYLTRLLVKPIKGISAVMKRVAEGHLSERVTVRSGDEIGLMSQSINDMIGSLSGIVGKIDATVSQVAVSAEGVLNYASQSSNTSAEIETVAQEVAHGMGEQFKGSEQAARATEEMAIGLQRIAESSVNVSDQAEAVSTEVENGYIEIQSTLKQMTVITGAAEETSALIANLTGQSEQIGQIVDVISEISNQTGLLSLNASIEAARAGEHGRGFGVVANEVKKLAERTNSAIGNIVELIRQIQESTRAAAVSMENSIAEIGDGMGKMQNVGTSFDHIRSSIREVSVQIQDVSAVNEQMSAGTEEITASIADMLIIARESAESAEMVADASTEQRNLMNRVVTSAESLNQLMGELRSEIEKFQIE from the coding sequence GTGGATGAGGCAAAGGTACGGTCCAAACTGAAAATGAATGTAAAGAAAGGAAAAAGCCTGTCGCTGCAAAGCAAATGGTCGATTGCCATTGTAGCCGTGGCGATTGTGCCGCTTATCGGGGCAACGATCTTTTTGATGCAGTACTTCGGAGGAGTGACCCGGGACGACAGCGAGGAGCTGGCGCAGAATATTCTGGACATGAACACGGTGCGGATTCATGAGTGGCTGACCACCAAGACATCCGCAGTGCAGGAGCTGATCAAGCAGCATCCCGAGTTCGATACTTCACGGCCGGATACGATTTTTCCGGTAATTAAGGTACTGGAAGAGAGCGATTCACAATCCGAAGGCTACAGTGTTATTAATAAGGAAGGAATTCTGGCGAACGCGCTCAAGCTTACAGCAGATATCAGCAAATCCGCTTATCTCCAGGAGGCCAAGGCCACGCTTGCCCCGGCGGTCGCGGAGATGTCTTTTCTGGAACAGCTGAATAAGTATATCATTCCGGTCTTCGTGCCGGCGGTGGACAAGAACAACCAGTTTGCGGGAGGTATTGCCTTCTCGGTCACCCCTGACATTCTGAAGGAGATGAGCAAAAACATTCATGTTGGCGACACTGGCTATGGATATGTTATTTCGGGACAAGGGGATTATTACGCCTACTCCGACCCGGAGCGCATCGGCAAGAATATCGCGGAGTATGCGAAGACCCCGGAATTGAAGCAGGCGGTAGAGCGCATTCTTGGCAGGGAGTCCGGCTCTGAGGCCTATAAGGGAGAAGACGGCAAGCAGGTGATTACCTACTTCGATACAGTTCCCGGGACCGACTGGAAGCTGCTGATTACGGTTCCCGCCAGCGAGATAATGGCCAAAGTCTCCTCCGCCCAGCAAATATCTATTTTGTTCCTGGCCGTGGTGATGCTGGTGGTCATTGGAGTGGCGCTGTACCTCACCCGTCTGCTGGTGAAGCCGATTAAGGGCATCTCCGCCGTGATGAAACGGGTGGCTGAGGGACATCTCAGCGAGCGCGTTACCGTGCGGTCTGGCGATGAAATCGGCCTGATGAGCCAGAGCATTAATGATATGATCGGCTCGCTCTCCGGCATTGTCGGCAAAATAGATGCCACAGTATCGCAGGTGGCGGTCTCGGCAGAAGGCGTGCTGAATTACGCCAGCCAGTCCTCCAATACGTCAGCGGAGATTGAGACGGTGGCCCAGGAGGTCGCCCACGGCATGGGCGAGCAGTTCAAAGGCTCGGAGCAGGCGGCACGGGCTACGGAAGAGATGGCGATCGGGCTGCAGCGGATTGCCGAATCCTCCGTCAATGTGTCCGACCAGGCGGAAGCCGTCAGTACGGAAGTTGAGAATGGATACATAGAGATTCAATCCACATTGAAGCAGATGACGGTAATCACTGGTGCAGCGGAAGAGACATCAGCGCTAATCGCCAACCTGACCGGGCAATCCGAACAGATCGGGCAGATCGTCGATGTGATCTCGGAAATCTCCAATCAGACGGGGTTATTGTCACTGAACGCTTCGATCGAAGCGGCCAGAGCAGGCGAGCACGGACGCGGGTTCGGGGTGGTGGCGAATGAGGTGAAAAAGCTGGCCGAGCGCACCAATAGCGCGATTGGCAACATTGTGGAGTTAATCCGCCAGATTCAGGAATCGACCCGGGCGGCCGCTGTCTCCATGGAGAACAGCATTGCGGAAATCGGCGACGGTATGGGCAAAATGCAGAATGTCGGCACCTCCTTCGACCATATCCGTTCCTCAATCCGTGAAGTGTCGGTCCAGATTCAGGATGTCTCGGCGGTGAATGAGCAAATGTCGGCGGGAACCGAAGAGATTACGGCGTCCATCGCCGACATGCTGATTATTGCCAGGGAATCCGCCGAGAGCGCCGAGATGGTTGCGGATGCTTCTACGGAGCAGCGGAACCTGATGAACCGGGTCGTGACCTCGGCGGAATCCCTGAACCAACTGATGGGCGAGCTGCGGAGTGAGATCGAGAAGTTCCAGATAGAGTAA
- a CDS encoding L-lactate dehydrogenase: protein MKSKSRKVAIVGSGMVGSSCAYSMVNQAICDEIMMIDRTYDRAMAQALDLSHCMDFTGTRTKVYAGTASDCAGMDVVILTAGANPKPGQTRLDVLDAAAVITREIITEIMDGGFDGIFVVAANPVDIVTYLVWQISGLPRHRIIGTGTSIDSSRLKTLLSEVFTIDPRSVNGYALGEHGESQFVAWSHVTIGGKPLLQIMEQHRERFSTLDLEDIARKTKDAGWEIFTRKGSTHFGIGSALAYITRSILNDEHKIIAVSAILDGEYGQRGVCAGAPAIIGSGGIQELLELNLNEAEMAKFAASCGIIRKGIDSLKLEEKL from the coding sequence TTGAAAAGTAAATCAAGAAAAGTGGCGATCGTCGGCTCCGGCATGGTCGGCTCCAGCTGCGCCTATTCCATGGTGAATCAGGCCATCTGCGATGAGATTATGATGATTGACCGTACGTATGACCGCGCGATGGCCCAAGCGCTGGATCTTTCACACTGTATGGACTTCACCGGAACGCGCACCAAGGTCTATGCAGGCACCGCCAGCGACTGTGCAGGGATGGATGTTGTGATCCTGACGGCAGGGGCCAATCCCAAACCCGGGCAGACCCGGCTGGATGTGCTGGATGCCGCCGCTGTCATCACCCGGGAGATTATCACCGAGATTATGGACGGGGGCTTCGACGGCATCTTCGTTGTCGCTGCTAACCCTGTAGATATCGTTACCTATCTGGTATGGCAAATATCGGGCCTGCCGCGCCACCGGATTATCGGCACAGGCACCTCCATCGACTCCTCGCGGCTGAAAACCCTGCTGTCGGAGGTCTTCACCATTGACCCGCGCAGCGTCAACGGCTATGCGCTTGGCGAGCACGGGGAGTCCCAGTTCGTGGCCTGGTCCCATGTCACCATCGGCGGCAAGCCGCTGCTGCAGATTATGGAGCAGCACCGCGAGCGCTTCAGCACCCTGGATCTGGAGGATATCGCCCGCAAGACGAAGGATGCCGGGTGGGAGATTTTTACCCGTAAGGGCTCAACCCACTTCGGCATCGGCAGCGCACTGGCATATATCACACGTTCTATTCTGAATGACGAGCACAAAATCATCGCCGTATCCGCGATTCTGGATGGTGAATACGGGCAGCGCGGCGTCTGCGCCGGGGCACCGGCCATCATCGGCAGCGGCGGCATCCAGGAACTGCTGGAGCTGAACCTCAATGAAGCCGAGATGGCGAAGTTCGCCGCTTCCTGCGGCATTATCCGCAAGGGAATCGACAGCCTCAAGCTGGAGGAGAAGCTGTAG
- a CDS encoding cytochrome c biogenesis protein CcdC has translation MGNINPSLLHVGSTVGAIFMALMVIFIRLKASARPVTIRKIWIPPLGMSTGFAMFVVPEVRFPWWWAVTAFLVGWFIFAYPLIRSTKFEEREGLVYAQRSKSFAFILLGLLLVRTLLHEFINRYVSVPQSGGLFFILAFGMILHWRLFMYRHYTRMLPAKTELPQS, from the coding sequence ATGGGCAATATCAATCCCTCCCTTTTGCATGTCGGCTCCACCGTAGGAGCTATATTTATGGCGCTCATGGTGATTTTTATCCGCCTGAAGGCCAGCGCCCGCCCGGTAACCATCCGCAAAATCTGGATTCCCCCGCTGGGTATGTCCACCGGCTTCGCCATGTTTGTCGTACCGGAGGTCCGTTTTCCCTGGTGGTGGGCGGTTACCGCATTTCTGGTCGGCTGGTTTATCTTCGCCTATCCGCTGATCCGCAGTACGAAGTTTGAAGAACGGGAGGGGCTGGTCTATGCCCAGCGCTCCAAGAGCTTCGCCTTCATCCTGCTGGGCCTGCTGCTGGTCCGCACCCTGCTTCATGAATTCATCAACCGGTATGTATCTGTTCCGCAATCCGGCGGTCTGTTCTTCATTCTGGCCTTCGGCATGATTCTCCACTGGAGATTGTTCATGTACCGGCACTATACCCGGATGCTTCCGGCCAAGACGGAGCTCCCGCAATCCTGA
- a CDS encoding GlsB/YeaQ/YmgE family stress response membrane protein encodes MSLLWMLIVGGVIGWLAGLIMGRDIPGGIIGNIIAGILGSWLGGMLLGSWGPKVSDFYVFPSLIGAVVLIFIVSLIMRSVGGRSRS; translated from the coding sequence ATGAGTTTACTATGGATGTTGATTGTTGGTGGCGTAATTGGTTGGCTGGCCGGTCTGATTATGGGTAGAGATATTCCGGGCGGCATTATCGGCAACATTATCGCAGGTATTCTCGGTTCATGGCTTGGCGGAATGCTGCTGGGAAGCTGGGGACCTAAGGTCAGCGACTTCTACGTGTTCCCTTCATTGATCGGTGCTGTGGTTCTGATCTTCATCGTAAGCCTGATTATGCGTTCGGTTGGCGGACGTAGCCGTTCTTAA
- a CDS encoding lactonase family protein — MHQPNEVLFYIGTYNGEKEKAILLGALDQETGEMRVLGGTSGIENPSYLALNASRTMLYAVSELDEGKVHAYAIDPGSQALRSLGSQATRGGAPCYVSVAPQDDYIFVSNYTGGNVNVFPLNPDGSLQEMSSQVKHEGSGIRSDRQDAPHPHSVIPDQTGEHVLVCDLGLDQIVFYRVDDGKLVTHREVAVPPGSGPRHLAVHPSRQWIYLVNELSNTVNVFASDEPEGDLKLLQSISSLPEHYTAGSDDTAADIHVAPCGRYLYVSNRGHDSIALFHVDNATGLLEAQDWVISGGRTPRNFALIGGMLLAANQNSGNIVSFRIDSETGRLIPTGNELDVPSPVCLVALD, encoded by the coding sequence ATGCACCAGCCTAATGAAGTATTGTTCTATATAGGGACATATAATGGGGAAAAGGAAAAAGCCATATTGCTCGGCGCACTGGACCAAGAGACGGGGGAGATGAGGGTGCTGGGCGGGACTTCAGGCATTGAAAATCCCTCCTATCTGGCACTTAATGCTTCGCGTACAATGTTATATGCAGTGAGTGAACTGGATGAAGGCAAGGTTCATGCTTATGCCATTGATCCCGGCAGCCAGGCGCTTCGCTCTCTGGGCAGCCAGGCTACCAGGGGCGGCGCGCCGTGTTATGTCTCCGTGGCTCCGCAGGATGATTACATATTCGTATCTAACTACACGGGAGGCAATGTCAATGTGTTCCCGCTGAACCCGGACGGGTCGCTGCAGGAGATGTCCTCCCAGGTGAAGCATGAAGGCTCGGGTATCCGCAGCGACCGCCAGGATGCGCCGCATCCCCATTCGGTCATCCCGGATCAGACCGGAGAGCATGTGCTGGTCTGTGATCTCGGACTGGATCAGATTGTATTCTACCGTGTCGATGACGGGAAGCTTGTTACACACCGCGAGGTAGCGGTGCCGCCGGGATCGGGGCCGCGCCATCTGGCGGTGCATCCTTCCCGGCAATGGATCTATCTGGTCAATGAACTGAGCAATACCGTGAACGTATTCGCCAGTGATGAGCCTGAGGGGGATTTGAAGCTATTGCAGAGCATCAGCAGCCTGCCGGAGCACTACACCGCCGGAAGCGATGACACAGCTGCTGACATCCATGTAGCGCCTTGCGGACGCTATCTGTATGTGTCCAACCGCGGGCACGACAGCATCGCCCTGTTCCATGTTGATAACGCTACAGGTCTGCTGGAAGCACAGGACTGGGTGATCTCCGGGGGACGGACCCCGCGCAATTTCGCCCTGATTGGCGGAATGCTGCTCGCTGCCAACCAGAACAGCGGCAATATTGTCTCCTTCCGCATCGACAGCGAGACCGGCCGGCTGATTCCTACCGGCAACGAGTTGGATGTGCCGTCACCTGTGTGTCTGGTTGCTTTGGATTAG